From the genome of Pseudonocardia sp. EC080619-01:
GCCGCACAGCGCCACGACCATGTTGCCCAGGACCGCACTCTCGGTGATCTTGGACTTCTGGACGTAGTGGAACATGTCCGGCGTGTCGTCGCCGGTGCTGTCGCGGGTCTCGGGCCTGCTGTCGACCTCGGGCAGTGTCGTCGTGGACATGGGCCCATGATGCACGACGGCGGCCGGTGCCCGTCCCGCGACGGGCCCGGTCAACCGGACCGGTCGCGCCCGTCCGCCGCACCGGCCCTGTCGTCCGGTTCCGCCCGTCCCGTCCCGTCGCCGGGACCGTCGGTCCCCGTCCGGGCACCCGCCGCGTCGTCGCCGTGCGGGGTCGCACCCGCGTCCCGGCCGGTCGTGCCGCCGGACGGCCCGGCCCCGTCGGCCTCCTGCTCCGACGAGTCGATCACCTGGTGCGGCCGGGCCTCGATCGCCCGGTGCTCGCGCCGGTACCGGTTCGGCTTCTCCGCCTTGCGCGGGAGCCGGTCGTTCGCGACGAGCACGGCGATCCAGGGCAGCGGCACCGAGATCGCCAGCAGGGTCACGGCGAGCCACGGGATCTGGTAACAGATCCCGGCAAGGATCATGCAGGGGATCCGGAGACCCATCGTCAGCTTGTAGCGCCGCTTCCGGATCTCCAGTTCCTCTTCGTAGGACATCTGGGCATCCGTGATGAGGACGGATTCCTCGCGTCGCTGGTCCGACACGCGACCACCTCCGGTTCCATGGTGACACCCGCACAGGAGGACGGCGCGGCCACATCGGTGGGCGGCGGCCACCCCGTGGTCCGGGCCGGTTCAGGCCCCGTCGGGGCCGTTGCCGAGCAGCGGCTCGTCCGCCGACCGGACCTCGGAGCCGGGCAGCCCGTCGGGGTGCTCGGTCCGGGCGCGCTCCACGGCGTCCAGCGCGATCCCGAGGTGCTTGCGCTTGCTGGCCTCGTAGAACGCCCGCGCGCCACCGGCGAGCTTCGGCTCCGCGTGCAGCGGCTTGTCCGACACGCACAGCAGGGTGGCGTTCGGGATCCGGTAGCGGAACCCGTTGGCGGCGATCGTCGCCGACTCCATGTCCACCGCGACCGCGCGGGCGAGCCGCATCCGGTGCAGCGTCGCGGACTGGTTGAACTCCCAGTTCCGGTTGTCGGTGGTGTGCACGACGCCCGGCCGGTAGGTCGCCTCGGCTCGCTCGAGGGCGTCCATCAGGTAGCCGTTGAGCCGCAGGCTGGGGATGACGGGCACGTCCGCGGGCAGGACCTCGTCGAGCACGTGGTCGGCCCGCTGGTAGGCCGTGGCCAGCACGAAGTCGCCGAGCTCCTGGCGGTTCCGCAGGCCGCCGCAGTGCCCGATCATGATCATCGTGTCCGGCCGGAGGACGGCCAGGTGATCGGTGACGGTCTTGGCGTTGGCCGGGCCGACGCCGATGTTGACCAGGGTGACGCCGTCGCCCGCGTCACCGTCGTCGCCGTCCGGGACGTGGTGGTAGGCGGGCATCTGCACGCCCTCGCGGTCCGGGCGCTCGGCGTCCGGGAACCGCTCCAGGAACGACTCGACGTGCATCGCGTAGTTGGTGAACAGCACGTGCCGCTGGAACGACTCGGCCGGCGTCCCGGTGTAGTGCGAGAGCCGGTCCAGCGAGAGCGCCATCCGCTCCGGGCCGAACAGGAACAGCTTCTTCACCCGCAGGTCGAAACGGTCCTCGTCGAGCGCGGCGAAGAACTCCGGGTCGGTGAAGGCCCGCGCCGGCCGGGCCGCGCGGGCCGTGACCGTCGCGCCGGCGGCGACG
Proteins encoded in this window:
- a CDS encoding DUF3099 domain-containing protein; this translates as MSYEEELEIRKRRYKLTMGLRIPCMILAGICYQIPWLAVTLLAISVPLPWIAVLVANDRLPRKAEKPNRYRREHRAIEARPHQVIDSSEQEADGAGPSGGTTGRDAGATPHGDDAAGARTGTDGPGDGTGRAEPDDRAGAADGRDRSG
- a CDS encoding DUF3039 domain-containing protein, which encodes MSTTTLPEVDSRPETRDSTGDDTPDMFHYVQKSKITESAVLGNMVVALCGETFPVTKTPKPGAPVCPECKEIFEGLPKGGDDS